A window from Urocitellus parryii isolate mUroPar1 chromosome 1, mUroPar1.hap1, whole genome shotgun sequence encodes these proteins:
- the Spz1 gene encoding spermatogenic leucine zipper protein 1 gives MASSESSTETSSLSQASEPTSALHQQIRDSGITIAVFEIGPHPSSCWGSLPSLKQDSRKVTGPEAEQKFEKFLREIGDILNRVTGFEEKITETKEPLEETIISENVLQLQEKVRRFSKTNKKLLKKLLINSVPEKKRNAKKQEVDCENQTTKNKVQVSEKDLANCSGEKGVLNETQPSDEEGKYGFPHVQEENIKLLKNMEQLLQEAEHWSKQHTELHGLIQSYQKSQTDRKESLKNNKASFQMKPNNEVSIKNELEEQVRKLNKDTYSLHLVASLLDNECQILQKRVELLKKLHLHQEETPVEKLNHINPEHSKKKWKTSETEQVEIDKENTQEMRGTLQKKIGISKSLDICLTKKARNNQLNNHIARGLIRKKRPCSSFR, from the coding sequence ATGGCCAGCTCTGAGAGTTCAACTGAGACATCTAGCCTGTCTCAAGCCAGTGAGCCCACTTCTGCTCTTCATCAACAGATTCGGGACTCTGGGATTACTATTGCTGTATTTGAAATCGGACCACATCCCTCTTCATGCTGgggctccctcccttccctaaaACAAGATAGCCGAAAAGTAACAGGACCAGAGGCTGAGCAGAAGTTTGAAAAGTTCCTGAGAGAAATTGGAGATATTCTTAACAGGGTGACGGGCTTTGAGGAGAAGATCACAGAAACAAAGGAACCTTTGGAGGAAACCATTATTTCTGAGAATGTGTTACAGCTTCAAGAAAAAGTCAGAAGAttcagcaaaacaaataaaaagctacTGAAAAAACTGCTCATTAACTCCGTCCCAGAGAAAAAACGGAATGCCAAGAAACAGGAGGTGGACTGCGAGAACCAGACTACCAAGAACAAGGTCCAAGTTTCTGAAAAGGATTTGGCAAATTGTTCAGGAGAAAAAGGAGTCCTTAATGAAACTCAACCAAGTGACGAAGAAGGAAAGTATGGATTCCCTCAtgttcaagaagaaaatattaaacttcTGAAAAACATGGAACAGCTACTACAAGAAGCAGAACACTGGAGCAAGCAACATACAGAGCTCCATGGACTAATCCAATCGTATCAGAAATCTCAGACAGACAGAAAAGAaagccttaaaaataataaagccagTTTCCAAATGAAACCAAATAATGAGGTGTCCATTAAGAATGAGCTGGAAGAGCAAGTAAGGAAACTGAACAAGGACACCTATTCTCTGCACTTGGTGGCCTCTTTGCTGGACAATGAATGCCAAATCTTACAGAAGAGAGTTGAGCTTCTCAAGAAACTCCATCTGCACCAAGAGGAAACCCCCGTGGAGAAGCTGAATCACATAAACCCGGAACACAGCAAGAAAAAATGGAAGACATCAGAAACAGAACAAGTAGAAATTGATAAGGAGAACACGCAAGAAATGAGGGGCACACTTCAGAAAAAAATCGGAATCTCTAAAAGCCTGGATATTTGTCTTACTAAGAAAGCTCGTAACAATCAGCTCAATAATCATATTGCAAGAggtcttataagaaaaaaaaggccTTGCAGCAGCTTTCGatag